In Eriocheir sinensis breed Jianghai 21 chromosome 17, ASM2467909v1, whole genome shotgun sequence, one genomic interval encodes:
- the LOC126999984 gene encoding WD repeat-containing protein 89-like, which produces MNDSYIKEYKAVTSLHVAKEEYCLELAPSHEWKTLAVSSSDKLVTLMETETLTKTLTLEPHSEPITGTRFSRSDSNILWTSSLDGSIKLWDLRSSHCEKELVGKTEASEVTKPITCFDISMNERILCGGTELVEEGAFILFWDIRGKEVLGSYFESANDDITQVVFNPQQDDMLATSSTDGLLNVFDISQNSESDAFTYCLNAEVAAGKLCWLSHGGKYERLAATTDLETLQYWDIREAAPLHSFTREEVANAMKCQEADESYVVSVTTFIDSDDPIVIAGFHTESESDCLQTLRLDLSSGQLRPHGTFVARQPLLMTRSVLYQPPTDSFYTGGECGVVSLWRPEAQTSAGKERVTKKKKQHRSKPY; this is translated from the coding sequence ATGAATGATTCTTACATTAAGGAGTATAAGGCAGTGACTAGCCTTCATGTGGCCAAGGAAGAATACTGCCTTGAACTTGCCCCATCTCATGAATGGAAAACCTTGGCAGTTTCTTCTTCTGATAAGTTGGTAACATTGATGGAGACAGAAACCCTGACCAAAACCCTGACCCTGGAGCCACACTCTGAGCCCATCACTGGCACAAGGTTCTCCCGAAGTGACAGCAACATCCTCTGGACAAGCAGTCTTGATGGTTCCATAAAACTGTGGGACTTGAGGTCCAGCCATTGTGAGAAAGAATTGGTGGGGAAAACTGAAGCTTCAGAAGTGACTAAACCTATCACCTGTTTTGATATATCTATGAATGAAAGAATTCTCTGTGGGGGTACTGAACTGGTGGAGGAAGGAGCTTTTATACTGTTCTGGGACATCCGTGGAAAGGAGGTCCTCGGTAGCTACTTCGAGTCAGCCAATGATGATATCACCCAAGTCGTCTTTAACCCTCAGCAGGATGATATGCTTGCTACATCTTCAACTGATGGATTACTCAATGTGTTTGACATTTCACAAAACTCTGAAAGTGATGCTTTTACCTACTGTCTGAATGCTGAAGTTGCTGCAGGAAAATTGTGTTGGTTGAGTCATGGGGGTAAGTATGAGAGACTTGCTGCAACTACAGATCTTGAAACCTTACAGTATTGGGACATTCGAGAAGCAGCACCTCTGCATAGCTTCACCAGGGAGGAAGTTGCAAATGCCATGAAGTGccaagaagcagatgaaagctaTGTTGTGTCTGTGACTACATTCATTGATAGTGATGACCCAATTGTAATAGCTGGCTTCCACACTGAATCTGAGAGTGACTGTCTGCAAACCCTGAGACTTGACCTCAGTTCTGGGCAGCTGAGGCCTCATGGTACCTTTGTGGCTAGACAGCCGCTGCTTATGACACGAAGTGTTCTGTACCAGCCACCGACAGACAGTTTTTATACAGGAGGGGAGTGTGGAGTGGTGAGTCTGTGGAGGCCTGAAGCACAAACATCTGCTGGAAAGGAACGTGTgactaaaaagaaaaagcaaCATAGAAGTAAACCATACTAG
- the LOC126999982 gene encoding ero1-like protein isoform X2, whose protein sequence is MTRSASAGVSVVVAVAVGVLLLQPCRAFFGSTTPQPMTDPAAGERCFCQLKGAVDDCPCSVETIDSFNNFKIYPRLNSLLEQNFFRYWKVNLLKKCPFWEDDSKCAIRYCSVQPCTDVPEGLKGRAADPNINKAKKLKESLGSGGCDEENDLGFLNTTLSKESLDGFQKWAIHDSAQDSFCYLDDDKPENSEYVDLLLNPERYTGYAGPSAHRIWRSIYQENCFKPSRTLGPYVDFSNIGDLCLEKRAFYRAVSGLHSSINIHLCARYLLSDSNGFEVSAEGVWGHNVDEFHRRFDPELTGGEGPKRLKNLYFLYTLELRALAKAAPYLESQEFFTGNEEEDRDVKKAVMDLLSVTKNFPNHFDESSMFTGGKQAAKLKEEFREHFRNISRIMDCVGCDKCRLWGKLQITGLGTALKILFSGNFDHPVDQQLNLSAVRQTNFQLSREEIVALFNAFGRLSRSILELENFRKKSHR, encoded by the exons ATGACCAGGAGTGCCTCAGCCGGGGTGtccgtggtggtggcggtggcggtgggcgTGTTACTGTTACAGCCGTGCCGGGCATTCTTCGGTAGCACGACGCCCCAGCCCATGACGGACCCTGCAGCCGGGGAGAGGTGTTTTTGCCAG CTTAAAGGTGCCGTAGATGATTGCCCTTGCTCTGTGGAGACCATTGACAGTTTCAACAACTTCAAGATTTACCCACGACTTAACAGCCTCCTGGAGCAAAATTTCTTCAGGTACTGGAAG GTGAACCTGCTGAAGAAGTGTCCATTCTGGGAGGATGACAGCAAGTGTGCCATCCGTTATTGCAGTGTTCAGCCTTGCACGGAT GTACCTGAGGGCCTAAAGGGAAGAGCTGCAGACCCTAATATCAACAAAGCCAAGAAGTTGAAGGAATCTCTTGGCAGTGGAGGTTGTGATGAGGAGAATGACCTTGGCTTCCTCAACACCACCCTCAG CAAAGAGTCCCTGGATGGCTTTCAGAAGTGGGCCATCCATGACAGTGCTCAGGACAGCTTTTGCTACTTAGATGATGACAAGCCTGAGAACAGTGAGTACGTGGATCTGCTGCTAAACCCAGAACGCTACACAGGCTATGCTGGACCCTCGGCACACCGCATCTGGAGGTCAATATATCAGGAGAACTGTTTCAA GCCATCCAGGACACTGGGGCCGTATGTCGACTTCAGCAACATTGGAG ATCTGTGCCTGGAGAAGCGGGCATTTTACCGTGCTGTCTCTGGCCTGCACAGTAGTATCAACATACATCTGTGTGCCCGCTACCTTCTCTCAG ATAGCAATGGGTTTGAAGTTTCTGCTGAAGGAGTCTGGGGACACAATGTGGATGAATTCCATCGCAGGTTTGACCcagagttgacaggtggagagggACCCAAGCGCCTCAAGAACCTCTACTTTCTCTACACTCTTG AGCTGAGAGCCCTTGCTAAAGCAGCACCTTATCTGGAGAGCCAAGAATTCTTCAccggaaatgaggaagaggacagaGATGTCAAAAAGGCTGTCATGGATCTCCTCTCTGTTACAAA GAACTTCCCCAACCACTTTGATGAGAGCTCCATGTTCACGGGGGGAAAACAGGCAGCCAAGCTGAAGGAGGAATTTCGAGAGCACTTCCGTAACATCAGTCGAATCATGGACTGTGTTGGGTGTGACAAGTGTCGGCTATGGGGCAAGCTACAG atCACTGGCTTAGGCACAGCTTTAAAAATCCTCTTCTCAGGCAACTTTGATCACCCTGTGGACCAACAGCTCAACTTGTCAGCTGTGAGGCAAACAAACTTCCAGCTATCAAGAGAAGAAATTGTGGCACTTTTCAATGCATTTGGAAG GTTAAGCCGCAGCATTCTGGAGTTGGAGAACTTCCGAAAGAAGAGTCatagataa
- the LOC126999982 gene encoding ero1-like protein isoform X1 has product MTRSASAGVSVVVAVAVGVLLLQPCRAFFGSTTPQPMTDPAAGERCFCQLKGAVDDCPCSVETIDSFNNFKIYPRLNSLLEQNFFRYWKVNLLKKCPFWEDDSKCAIRYCSVQPCTDVPEGLKGRAADPNINKAKKLKESLGSGGCDEENDLGFLNTTLSKESLDGFQKWAIHDSAQDSFCYLDDDKPENSEYVDLLLNPERYTGYAGPSAHRIWRSIYQENCFKPSRTLGPYVDFSNIGADEFVKDLCLEKRAFYRAVSGLHSSINIHLCARYLLSDSNGFEVSAEGVWGHNVDEFHRRFDPELTGGEGPKRLKNLYFLYTLELRALAKAAPYLESQEFFTGNEEEDRDVKKAVMDLLSVTKNFPNHFDESSMFTGGKQAAKLKEEFREHFRNISRIMDCVGCDKCRLWGKLQITGLGTALKILFSGNFDHPVDQQLNLSAVRQTNFQLSREEIVALFNAFGRLSRSILELENFRKKSHR; this is encoded by the exons ATGACCAGGAGTGCCTCAGCCGGGGTGtccgtggtggtggcggtggcggtgggcgTGTTACTGTTACAGCCGTGCCGGGCATTCTTCGGTAGCACGACGCCCCAGCCCATGACGGACCCTGCAGCCGGGGAGAGGTGTTTTTGCCAG CTTAAAGGTGCCGTAGATGATTGCCCTTGCTCTGTGGAGACCATTGACAGTTTCAACAACTTCAAGATTTACCCACGACTTAACAGCCTCCTGGAGCAAAATTTCTTCAGGTACTGGAAG GTGAACCTGCTGAAGAAGTGTCCATTCTGGGAGGATGACAGCAAGTGTGCCATCCGTTATTGCAGTGTTCAGCCTTGCACGGAT GTACCTGAGGGCCTAAAGGGAAGAGCTGCAGACCCTAATATCAACAAAGCCAAGAAGTTGAAGGAATCTCTTGGCAGTGGAGGTTGTGATGAGGAGAATGACCTTGGCTTCCTCAACACCACCCTCAG CAAAGAGTCCCTGGATGGCTTTCAGAAGTGGGCCATCCATGACAGTGCTCAGGACAGCTTTTGCTACTTAGATGATGACAAGCCTGAGAACAGTGAGTACGTGGATCTGCTGCTAAACCCAGAACGCTACACAGGCTATGCTGGACCCTCGGCACACCGCATCTGGAGGTCAATATATCAGGAGAACTGTTTCAA GCCATCCAGGACACTGGGGCCGTATGTCGACTTCAGCAACATTGGAG CTGATGAGTTCGTAAAGG ATCTGTGCCTGGAGAAGCGGGCATTTTACCGTGCTGTCTCTGGCCTGCACAGTAGTATCAACATACATCTGTGTGCCCGCTACCTTCTCTCAG ATAGCAATGGGTTTGAAGTTTCTGCTGAAGGAGTCTGGGGACACAATGTGGATGAATTCCATCGCAGGTTTGACCcagagttgacaggtggagagggACCCAAGCGCCTCAAGAACCTCTACTTTCTCTACACTCTTG AGCTGAGAGCCCTTGCTAAAGCAGCACCTTATCTGGAGAGCCAAGAATTCTTCAccggaaatgaggaagaggacagaGATGTCAAAAAGGCTGTCATGGATCTCCTCTCTGTTACAAA GAACTTCCCCAACCACTTTGATGAGAGCTCCATGTTCACGGGGGGAAAACAGGCAGCCAAGCTGAAGGAGGAATTTCGAGAGCACTTCCGTAACATCAGTCGAATCATGGACTGTGTTGGGTGTGACAAGTGTCGGCTATGGGGCAAGCTACAG atCACTGGCTTAGGCACAGCTTTAAAAATCCTCTTCTCAGGCAACTTTGATCACCCTGTGGACCAACAGCTCAACTTGTCAGCTGTGAGGCAAACAAACTTCCAGCTATCAAGAGAAGAAATTGTGGCACTTTTCAATGCATTTGGAAG GTTAAGCCGCAGCATTCTGGAGTTGGAGAACTTCCGAAAGAAGAGTCatagataa
- the LOC126999985 gene encoding zinc finger protein 468-like, translating to MNVNLFWEHNVKCEFCDTSFDNQDTLKQHLRLHSRRKPYKCDDCGAKFSYNSTLEWHKKSHSGEMPFKCDECGAQFIQDSMLVWHKRKHKVGETSQNSSLVVNVTNLHPQQGIHSLPTIFSLPNLVNTVNSTPASVMTTCSGGVATTIEAPTPFQMDSINNPISVGSIIQPVTTQPEALPNLITGKRKPEMEEGTFRCDICGTVLYHCSDLKAHMHNKHNMGENNPFHILAKQQQANGQFMPRKKIIMEKLYKCDLCGAGFNTEGHLKTHRLKHIVERPYKCEKCGLTYSDQSMLESHERRHQAERPYKCDRCGAAFFRESHLQRHIKRHTGEFI from the coding sequence atgaatgtgaatttgttttggGAACATAATGTGAAGTGTGAGTTCTGTGATACATCTTTTGATAATCAAGACACACTGAAACAGCATTTAAGACTTCATTCCCGAAGAAAGCCTTACAAGTGTGATGACTGTGGTGCAAAGTTTTCCTACAACAGTACCCTTGAGTGGCACAAAAAAAGTCATAGTGGGGAAATGCCATTTAAGTGTGATGAGTGTGGTGCACAATTTATCCAGGATAGCATGCTAGTGTGGCACAAAAGGAAACACAAAGTTGGAGAAACTTCCCAGAATTCTTCATTAGTTGTGAATGTGACAAATCTCCACCCACAGCAGGGGATACACAGTCTTCCAACTATATTCAGTTTGCCAAACTTAGTAAACACTGTTAACTCTACTCCTGCAAGTGTAATGACGACATGTTCAGGAGGAGTGGCAACAACAATAGAAGCACCAACTCCTTTCCAAATGGATAGCATAAATAATCCAATATCAGTGGGGTCAATCATTCAGCCAGTGACCACACAGCCTGAAGCACTACCTAACTTGATAACTGGTAAAAGAAAAccagagatggaagaagggacaTTCCGATGTGACATTTGTGGTACTGTGTTATATCATTGCTCTGATCTAAAAGCCCACATGCATAATAAGCACAATATGGGTGAAAACAACCCTTTTCATATACTCGCCAAGCAGCAACAAGCTAATGGGCAGTTTATGCCTCGAAAGAAAATCATAATGGAAAAACTTTACAAGTGTGACCTTTGTGGTGCTGGCTTTAACACAGAGGGCCATCTGAAAACTCACCGACTGAAGCACATCGTGGAAAGGCCGTATAAGTGCGAAAAATGTGGCCTAACTTATTCAGATCAATCAATGTTGGAGTCCCATGAGCGCAGACATCAGGCTGAAAGGCCATACAAGTGTGATAGGTGTGGTGCAGCATTTTTCAGGGAAAGTCACCTTCAAAGACATATCAAAAGACACACAGGAGAGTTTATTTGA